CAATGGAATGGTGACAACAACCGTTTCTCTTCCataattaaatttaactttgtaCTGAACTGTCAAACATTGACTGTGAATTCTTTGAGCTGGAATGAAAGACATTTCAGAATGACTTTCAAAATCAGTACACCATACTTCAAGGGGGTCCGGAAACCAGTTTCTTTCGGGATGGGCCTTGAACCAATCAACCTCAGCAAGCACAAAAGTAAGCTTCTGCCTTTTGCCTTTGCCTTGCTTTACAACCACATCATGGGTAAGGAATCTGCAAACTCTTCCTGGTGTACACTCCCCATTAAACCATTTAGCTAAAACACCATAATTCCTTGAACATCTGTAAATTGCACCACTGATTTGAACTCTTGAAAAGCTATCACAGAGTCTTTGAGTAGAAACTACCTGACTGTTGGGAAGCAAAGTTCTATACATTTCTGTAAGTTTGGaatgatcatcatcatttaaaGCAATCCTCTTGACTGGTGGCAAAGGAACAAACGTTTCACTCTGatcttcattcaacatttctcCAAGAGTGCCAGTTTGAGTAGCAGTAGCAGAAAGCAAACACTGGAATTTTTTATGTTCATCGGGGAAGTCCATCATGCGCAACTCAATATCACGAAGAAATCTGCGCATCAGCTGAATACctacaagaaatacatatttctGTGAACAATCTACAAATATAAGTGGAAAATCTCTATGATTCAgctttaaaatttaatgttgccTGTGTAATTAATTGCAATTGCAATGGttgatgaaaaatgtttttgagaaatttgttttaaaaaacagCACATTCATGTAAGCAGGTGGGCATACTTTATTTTCATACAGGGCAAGGTTGTTCAAAGCCCAGTTTGGCTAACCCAGGATTAATGTGTGTTCtgattttgaagttttgtaacttttaaagtGCAACTAACCtcaaaaatgtttttcgctaaATGACATCTCCTTATTTTTCTGATTACTTCTGCGAAAAAATTATTGTAATTGATAAAATACTCGCGTTTCCATGGCTGTTTAAAGTTAGGTCTTTTATGTCCCATTACCAAGTTTTCGTGGGAGCTGGGTACGATgttgttgtgacgtcattgaagGAGGACATCTGCTGCGAACTTATGAGTAAATGACCGACAAGCAAGAAAGGGGAAATCATTTTAAGCGAGCGGGATACTAAGACAACCAAAATTCAAAGGAATATGTCTTTAAGTGATTCAAGTTCTGAGAGAAGTTTTAATTCAGAAGATTCTGAGACAAAGTCAAGAACCACAAAAtttgaaactttgaaaaattataagaaaaataaggaaaaatgcTATGACAAATTTTTTTCGCACAAGTAATCAGGATGATAAGAACATTTcgttcagcaaaaaaaaaattggggggttAGTTGCATTTTAAGTGAGGATTTGCTTTTGTATAGGTCTCCCTTCAGTTTTGACTTTGAATAATATCAAACTGTACACAAAAGTGATAACTTACCAATGTTGCGGTTGTTCTTGTGGTATGACCCCAAGATGCCATTGTATCTCTCAAAGGAGAAACACCAGAATGAATAGACTGGTCCATAGTCTCTGATACACTCTACAAGGTGACAACTTAAGTGCATGTTTGGAGTGCACTTTGTATTGCCATATAGATTCTCAAACAGTTTACAAAACTTCAGAATTCTTGATTCTGCCTCTAAACACTGCTCCATTGTAATTGATTGACAGCAAATTAAGTGGCACGCAGTGACAAAATGCATCCATGCATCATAGTGTTCTCCACGTAAAATTCCTTTCAATGCAAATGCTGAGTAGTAACAAACCCAGTTCTTCCACTGGTCTGCTGTAAAGCCACTAAATCCTGTGGCAATTTTTGAAGGGATTCTTCCAATTTCTGGGGGTGGTACAACAGCATTGACTCTCCTCTCGCCtatcaaatcattttctttcCAGACTTTTAATGTTGATTTTGCCAATCCAAGGAAAAGGTTGTGCATTGGATCAATGATAACAAAGCGCACAGCATCGTAGTATGGCAATTGAAGCAGCACTGAATATTTGGCCCCAGTGTTGTGAACCATGGAATTAATCTGTGATTGACACCTTGCAAATCGTACAGACTCTGCATGCACTCTGTGCAGTTCGTTTGTCCTTCTTTCCCAAGTTTCTGTGTCAAAACCTGAGAAATCAGGTTTGGCTCCAAAAGAGCTCCTTGGAAAGGCTTTGAAGCACTTGTTGCAACCTGAAAAACAGTATTTCGTATAACCAATTACAGGTAGGTGTTTCAATAAGAGCCCTCTTAGAGGACATGTGGTTACCTAtagtaaacaacaacaacaatggtgCAAAAAAAAGAGTTGCATCGAGTTTTAGTTTTATTGCAAGTATTCTTTAAAATTTGAGTGCTTGCTATTGCATCCAACAATGCAAAGATGGACACGCTGCAGCTTGTTGCATGGAATGGACccataataaaaaaaacctcAAAAAGTGTTTACAGCAGACTTGACCACCATATTTTATTGAAAAGGACACAGAAAATACTCTCTAGAAAACAGTTTGACTTGATGGAAAgtaatattaaaagaaaaaaaagtataaTTTAGCACAAATTAGTTAGAAAATGTTAGAGAAACAAAAAAGTACTGTAAAACACTCTGGCATTTAAATTTGATTTacagagaaaacattttccttaCTTTACAAGCAATAGACCTTTGTACCgatatggcggccattttgatttctattgtttcgaatagctattatgggatgcccagggggcaaataccgGTGCattttaatttgccccctgagcatcccacaatgtctttcgaaacaatagaaatcaaaatggccaccgtatcgttaaaaaggtctattaaaaaCTGGAACCAGAATGGAAAAAGACTGAATCTAGAATTACAGCCACACAGGTAACTGTTAAAAAGGAGAAACCTGCAAATTATCCCACACAGCCCCTGGCACTAATTTGTATAATTTCTATTGTTAAATCAAGTACATGTATGCGCATTATCATGACACAGGCCCTTTAATTGCTTGAAATACGTTTGGGATTGACTGTGAATGACCCATATCACgacaccagaaacccataagagttgaaacgtgtaacgcgcgttcacagcttccgaatattgagtgcgaactgattggttgaatgtttcagtactaagtaccatatttggaaacccctcgctcttgttgttccaaatatggtacttagcaaatcgaatattcagaagcttgtttcccaacacacaaggggccgtaacacgtttcaacccttatgggtttctgacgaCACATACCTTTTGCTGCTGAATGGCCGGCAAAACCTCCACATTTTCTGGCAGCTGGCACATCACAACACAGTGCCAAGAGGGCAACGCGAAGCTTTAACATCCCTCCTGGGAGGCGTGAATCCTCAAAGATTACTCCATCCCAGAAGTCTATAAGTTCATCAACAAGAGGTGTAAGAAATGAATTGATATCACCCTTCGGTTCTTTGGGGCCTGGTATAATCCCAACAATTATCACATTTTCAGGTTTAAATCTCTCCTCCCGAGGAAGATTCATTAGCACTAAATATATCACTCCACAACTGTGATTGGTGTGCTTGTAAGGCTGAAACCAATCCACATTGAGCATGACGCCTAGGTTTCCTGCTGTTGAGAAGTAAGGATCTCCGTCAGAATCCAAAAAATCTTTCCAAACTCTGCCTTCAAATACATCACCCACTGAATTTCCGGTAAGGTCTCTTTTCCTCCAAGACTCGCACTTTTCAAGAAAGCCAGGTCTTGTAATCTGCGCCCTCAATGAATCTGACAATTTCTTAAAACAGAACAACCTCTTAGGATAGAGGAAAGCAGATCCATTCTTGGATCGCATTTGCTTCATTAAAAGTGCACCACATTGCTTCCTTCGGTTTCTCTGGGGATGATTCGGAAATCGGACATTGTCACATTTCTTTGAAACAACCCGGCCATTGGTTTTCCTTACAGTACATTCCTCAGTTTTGTACAATGTACAGCACTTTGGAAAGGCAACATATTTTTCAAACTCATCTTGTCCAAGTCCAATGTATGATTTGGCCATATAAAGTGTCTGTGGTAAACTTTGTGCAAATTTAACAACAGACTCAAACTTTGCCACATTGCCAATCATTGTGATAAAAAGTCTTAAGAACTTCAACAGAATTAGTATTCCATGATCAGAGACTTTATAAAGTGTTTGCCAGagaaaaaggaacaaaacaagGACTTTTGATTCTGACGACACTCCATACTGGCCAGCTGAGCTACTTGCTTCATCAGATTGGTCTTCTTCACCACACTCAAAACCGTCATCTCCAATTTCGTTATCAATTCCATTTTCATCACTTAcctataataacaataaaaacagTAATAAGCTACAGTGTAGGATGATTGTGAAATCATAGATACTGTAGGTGTctacaggtacatgtatattacaGACAGTCAGGGTGACCTGACAGCAGTTCTTCTCAGATACTCATGTATACTGCATACTACAGTATACATAAATGTATAACAGGCATACACCAGCAGCCTACCTGAACGGGTTTATTTACGAAAAAGCTAAAGTAAAAAGCTGAGAACATAGACATCAGgcgcaaagattcattttagccagaaaaatattttatattttatattttttctggagaagtcgcaaatttgcaacttgttttcatcttcaCTCTTTCGAAAcgaaagggttagcagttgccactttgctgctctttttactaaaataattgaagaaatgacaaaattattttgtttcttgccttgagttttctttcaatctgaagatagcataATTTCGCTGCaatgttacgtgcacaactccattcctttgatatcattcgccattttcagcggcttctttcaacacaagtattgtgggctcatattttgttttgctacacaGCTGACAACAACACAAGGTTTTCAAGGACTTTTGAAATTCATACACATATTCTTCTAAAATTCAACGATAAACCCACACCAATGTGTAACAtgcttacatgtatatgttaAGTATTCAGATTTGGTAAACATGTAAATGACAATGGCAAATTTAGTTGCACCTGTACCACTTACCTCAGCATTATTTATATAACCATTAGAACAAGGAACTGCACTCTGTAGTATTGTACCGTTAGGACTGGGCACTAGGCCTGTGATCTTTCGTTCAGTTTGTGCCGCCATGACAGTGTCGTAGACTATcaaattggcgacgaggataacaCAAAATGACCGAGCAAGCAGCAAATAGCCAAAAAGGAAAGTCAGGAATTCTGGCTAGCGTGCGAGCAAGCGTGGGAGCTTTGAGTTTGGCTGGAGAGCCAGGGCAACGAGAAAAGGCATGGAAGTTGTGGCAGGATCGCTTCGAGCGAGCCACTCGATGGATGGCAGTCGCAAGTTGGTGGAGAGGAATTACAGAAGTTAATTCAAACACTGCCGGAACAGCCTACGGATTACAAGTCGCACATTAAAAAGTTGGATCAACACTTCAAGGCAAACCGCAACAACACTTTGGAGTTGTACAAGTTGTTCAACACCGAATGGTCACCCGATATGTACTTTGCTGATTTCGAGACCAAATGCAGGGAGCGGGCGCTTCATTGTGACTTCCCCATCACGCTAGACAATGCTATCATCATGCTGACAGTAGTCAAAACCGACAACAACGAGCTTCGAAGCGAAATCATTAGGAATGGCGAAATCGGTAAGGGAAACAGCCAAGTCTTTTGAGGTAGCTAGAGAAGGCCGTCAGATGATGAAAGGTGGTGATACAGTTCACAGCCAGGCTAAGGACGATCCTGAGGTGAAACGAGTAACCAGACCAGGACGATACAGCATGAGAAGTAAGGGCCTAGATCAAACCGCTGGCCGCGCTCAGGCTCAGGGCAGGCCCGGCTGCACGAAGTGTGGTAATGAGGCACATGGTGGTAGGAATGTATGCCCAGCCACTGGAAGGAGATGCCTCAAGTGTGGACGTTTGAACCACTTTGCCCGCATGTGTAACACGGCAAGCAACGAAGGCAGGGACAAGCAAGCCAACTCCGTAGAGCTGGAACAAGAGCCGAATACGTACCGTGTGTCTCAGGAAGAGAAGTCACTAGAGGAGGTGTATCTCTATCAGTTGAAGGAAGGAAAATCGCAGAACCCAACGGTGACTCTTAACATTAATGGTATTCCCTTCAGTCTACACTTGGATACGCAAGCTGATGTCACTGTAATTACCGAAAAGCACTATGGGAAGTTACAAGCTACATGTACCCTGCAACCCACTGGGGTCACAATTAGAAGCTACTCCGGAGAAGGCAAGGGGCCCGTGCTACCGTTGCTTGGGAAGTTTGCAGCAACACTTACTCGGGGAGAGAAGGAGATTGCAGAGCCTGTATACGTGGTCAAAGGTCAGGGAGACAATGCATTGCCGAGCCGTCAGGCCGCGGAACGTATGGGCCTGGTAGAATATCACCTGGATCTGACCTTGAGCACGCCATCACCTGTCATGGGAGAGAGTAGGCAGTTCACAGTCGACCTGATTGAGGAATACCAGGACGTGTTCTCGGGTCTAGGAAAGTTAAAAGGAGTCAAGGTGAAGTTACACGTGGACCCTGACGCGAAAGGCGCTGTACAGAAACAGAGGAGGATATCCTTACCCCTCAAAGACAAGTTCGATCAGATCCTCAACAAATGGGAGGATATGGACATCATTGAAGATGTGGGAGACGAGCCAACTGATTGGTGCAGTAACGTCGTCCTCACCCCAAAGAAAGTCGGAGAGAACATCAGGGCAGGCCTAGACATGACAGACGCCAACAAACACATCAAGAGAACCAGGCATGCCACACCCACCCTAAGGGAACTGGAGACGAAACTCAATGGCGCAAAATATTTCTCCCAACTGGAAATGAACGACAGGTACATGCAGTTGGAGCTGGCCGAGGAAAGCAGAAAGGTCACCACATTCTACACACACAGGGGGCTAAAACGCTTCAAGAGACTGCACTTCGGAGTCAACAGCGCAGCCGAGATCTTCAACGAAGAGGTCCGCAAGCTGGTAGTGCAAGAGCCAAACGCCGTCAGCATTTATAATGACATCCTTGTTTTTGGCGCAACAACAGAGGAGCATGACGAAGCGCTTAGGCATGTACTGCAGTTATGGCGCGAGCACGGGCTCACACTCAATCTGAAAAAGAGCAGGTTCAATCTCCGAGCTGTGAAGTTCTTTGGAAAGGTGTTCTCTGGTCAAGGTATCTCACCGGACCCAGACAAGGTGGCAGCTCTGAAAGCAGCAGGACCCCTTCAATCAGCTGTAGAGGTCCGCTCCTTCCTGTTTTTCGCGGGAGCCAATGCAGATTTTATGGAAGGATTCGCCCAGGTCACGGCCCCACTGCGAAATCTGATGAAGGATGACATTCAGTTTCAGTGGACAGCAGAGTGTCAACAGTCATTTGAACAGGTTAAAGCAATGCTCACAGAGGACACAGTGATGGCATACTTTGACCCGCAACGCAAGACAAGGCTGAAGACGGATGCCGGGCCAGGTGGAATGGCAGCCACCATGAAGCAGTATGATCCTCGGACTAAGCGGTGGAGACAGTCACATATCGTTCGAGAGCATTCACGGACACAGAAAGCAGGTACTCCCAGTTGGAGAAGGAGGCCAAAGCAGTCGAGTGGGGCATCTTTACCAATCAGATATACCTTTACGGCCTGGGAGATGCATTTGAGGTGGATACAGATCACAAACCGCTAGTGCCACTGCTGTCAGGCTACAGGACGACAGCCCCACTCCGCATAGAGAGGATGCGGGTTCGCCTTCAAGGCTTCAACTTTCGAGTAAACTATGTACCCGGAAAGAAGGCAGGGTCTGAGAACAATGAAGCAGACTACAACTCCCGGCACCCAGAGCCGTTGGCTGCGCAGCAGGATCATCCCAGCAGTAACCAAGCGGAGTTTGAGCTGAGAGAGACCGAGGGCGAATTTGAGAAGGATATCATGGTGATTGTGATTTCGTCAGTACCAGAAGCAGTTACTTGGCAGGAGTTGCTGGaggaaacgcttgcagacaTGGAACTTTCAAGCCTGAAGGAAGCCATAGCTAGAGGATACTTCACTGTTCGAGAGAAGGGCGCGCTAGGGCCGCAGTATGACTCCATCTTCACGGAGCTAGCTGTCGTAGGAGGGCTAGTAGTACGAGGAGCGCGAATAGTAGTACCCAACTCTTTGCGTGAAAAGGTGGTGAAGCTCGCGCATGAAGGCCATCAGGGCATCACCAAGACCAAGGAGTACCTACGTACCATAGTGTGGCTCCCAGGGTTGGACAGGATGGTGGAAGCGCACATCCAGCACTGCCACCCTTGCCAAGTAGTCACTGTATCACAGGAGCGAGAGCCACTGCGCGTGACACCCATGCCCAACGAACCATGGAAAGAGGTTGCCATGGACTTCTGGGGCCCACTTCATACCGGGGAGTACCTTCTGGTCACCATTTGCAAGCAGTCCAGATGGGCAGAGGTAGAGTTCTTGACCTCGACCAGTGCCAGAGCAGTGATACCCAAGCTGGACAAAACCTTTGCCTCGCTTGTCATACCCGTGTCGGTAAGCAGTGATAACGGACCCCCGTTCAATGGGAAAGATTTCAGTGATTTCAGCCAGTATTTGGGCTTTCGTCATGAGCGGAAGACACCCCTGAACCCGCAACCCAATGCGGAGGCCGAGCAATTTATGAGGATACTGAAGAAACTCTATCAAATCAGCCAACTAACGGGATCAAATTTCAAGCAGGAAGTATACAGATTCCTCCGCGCCTATCGGGCTATGCCACACAGCACCACCAAGGTCGCTCCAGCAGACCTGATGTACCCTAACCGCAAGTTCCGTACCAGGCTTCCCATTGGGGTTACTCCCCGTGCACATGAATTTTAAGAGCTGTACCAGAGAGATTTTGAGAAGaagatgaaaatgaaaggctatGCAGACAACAAGAGGTACATGTACGTTAAAACCTCTGACTTGCAGATAGGAGACTCGGTGTTGGTCCGACGACAGGCTGGCAACAAGGCCACCCCGGCATACGAGACGGAACCGCTCCAGGTGCAGTACAGGAAAGGCACTAGGGTGGTAGCCAAAAGGGCTGATGGCAGCACCATTACGAGGACCACGGCTCACTTCAAGAAAGTACCCTTCAGATCTGCTGACGACGACCAAGTACAGTCCACGCCCGAATGGCCTACAGAGCCCGTCAGTGAGTCGACACTGAGCACTGGGAAAATGAATGCCCTGGCATGGAACAGAGTAATGAAACTATAGCAGGGATGGGCGAGTCCGTTCAGACAGAGGTGGTCGCGCCGACCAGACCGCAAGCGCCAAAAGTTGGCGAAGAGGGACTAAGGAGGAGTGAGAGGCACCGGAAAGAGACAGGGACATACttaaaggaaaagtacaagGACTTTCAGCTGTAATGCCGAAAAGACACTTAGGTCGATTACCCAGGATGAACTGTAATCGCTACATGTTGTGGCTTAGTATTGTTGCGTTATCATATTACCCCCATTTCACTATCTGTAAGCAAGGGGGAAATGTAGTATTGTACCGTTAGGACTGGGCACTAGGCCTGTGAtcttttgttcagtttttttgCCGCCATGACAGTGTCGTAGACTATTAaactgcctaaccactccaaaaaacacatggctatctgcggcctttccctacatctaggtacgacggaaagccgcaagaatctggaacaaaaattcatctttcaaatcggcacccttaatcctcacggtattaacgaacgcttttcatttaactaatatattcctatttttcacgttgccatgttaccaccaatagcgtagctcctactctactataaaaactacacgtaacccataatccttcgattcgctctgacgaagggctaacgctcgaaacgtcagcttttagaatctctgtacggtggcgaatttacattatcaactctgttgataaaaccaaatttttgtataccttTCGCGGCAGTTCATGTGAGGAAACAAAGGACGGtaacccccgattttttttcagatatttgctaagaacattctattaaagaacatatttgaggaagaaaaaaattttgatagtagaacctgattttttttggaaaatagttccgtactgggtgtattttggccaaggcgaggacttcaagctaaccgcGGAACTGTCCGAAAAAGTgcaatattcccacaaccagacaatcaaaaacggcttaaatgaagcaatactgcttatcatgaaataaaaaaagctttacCTTCAAGAAAAAATCTTGTCTCTTTCAAGTAACCaggacttaattctgtatgaaggtgattcgaatttttaatgcgcaaccagtaaaataccctattttaagagcctgctgacgcgtaaacaagcagggtgaccccatttttttattgcattttttaaatgttcatatcatgaatgttaactatgtcaagttacaaaaaaagtttgatagtagaacaatttcaaaggaattaTCGTTCTCGTTGGCATCTTCGTCATGCTTGCGTAAGCTTCCTATTGTGACATGTCGTGGTTGACCTATTAGGGaggttaaggacgttcgcgctaattgtttgtgcgcaacgtaactgcgcaggtaacgcgactgtaatatgtcacgcattacttcaagcattagtgaagttgaggtttgataaacctttgcagaaaccgtggacgataagtcttgcacagcgttggataagagatgatcgtgatcagtcaaaattgattaaaaaatatttgtgaaagtcaagtagactactgcacgactgatattcgcgttgttttatcagtcgtgcactagtctacttcactttcataaatattgttcaagcattagttaaaataacatggcgacaaaaacgccggggaaaaaattccaggccggcaaaagaatggcacatttatttccgaatcatcatgaaacgttaaaaagaagtgagcgggaggatggaaaagctctttaaaaggtagctgctgatcgagtggtggctgaaagtttggaaaactcgagacGGACCGTtgtgtaaatttaatggggctgtttttttttatgtgtttattaccctacgaacttaagttcaaaatgaatgcatgtttttgaagttcttttcctttactttcgtgaaaatagagcagtatttttgtcctcgtccgcttgaatagtgaggacctgcgtggaaacaaccagagattaaatttcacaaaaaccacactccagaggaggagcatgacggcaatggagagatattatacaaaacactaaccaaatgaagatgacgactgcttaaaacatCGTTGCTGTGCTcaagaaagctttgttttggggtaaaaacctttcatcgctttaacgatcgatcctctcttgggttccagtccttccccgacaggtcacgcaaaaacgtgacaaacgaagttttccaagagcttcgtaaaatcacatcgattttactcccttggatcatcggtgacccctatttttttaatcatgaatcactaactctacttactatctacaaaa
The genomic region above belongs to Montipora capricornis isolate CH-2021 chromosome 5, ASM3666992v2, whole genome shotgun sequence and contains:
- the LOC138048588 gene encoding uncharacterized protein, producing MAAQTERKITGLVPSPNGTILQSAVPCSNGYINNAEVSDENGIDNEIGDDGFECGEEDQSDEASSSAGQYGVSSESKVLVLFLFLWQTLYKVSDHGILILLKFLRLFITMIGNVAKFESVVKFAQSLPQTLYMAKSYIGLGQDEFEKYVAFPKCCTLYKTEECTVRKTNGRVVSKKCDNVRFPNHPQRNRRKQCGALLMKQMRSKNGSAFLYPKRLFCFKKLSDSLRAQITRPGFLEKCESWRKRDLTGNSVGDVFEGRVWKDFLDSDGDPYFSTAGNLGVMLNVDWFQPYKHTNHSCGVIYLVLMNLPREERFKPENVIIVGIIPGPKEPKGDINSFLTPLVDELIDFWDGVIFEDSRLKYCFSGCNKCFKAFPRSSFGAKPDFSGFDTETWERRTNELHRVHAESVRFARCQSQINSMVHNTGAKYSVLLQLPYYDAVRFVIIDPMHNLFLGLAKSTLKVWKENDLIGERRVNAVVPPPEIGRIPSKIATGFSGFTADQWKNWVCYYSAFALKGILRGEHYDAWMHFVTACHLICCQSITMEQCLEAESRILKFCKLFENLYGNTKCTPNMHLSCHLVECIRDYGPVYSFWCFSFERYNGILGSYHKNNRNIGIQLMRRFLRDIELRMMDFPDEHKKFQCLLSATATQTGTLGEMLNEDQSETFVPLPPVKRIALNDDDHSKLTEMYRTLLPNSQVVSTQRLCDSFSRVQISGAIYRCSRNYGVLAKWFNGECTPGRVCRFLTHDVVVKQGKGKRQKLTFVLAEVDWFKAHPERNWFPDPLEVWCTDFESHSEMSFIPAQRIHSQCLTVQYKVKFNYGRETVVVTIPLIGRFIL